One stretch of Segatella copri DNA includes these proteins:
- a CDS encoding HlyD family secretion protein, whose translation MMNKKIIKRIYNVVIILCFIGAIGWCFSHFYHGSDVVYTDDAQVNRHITPINTRVSGFIKEIRFSDYQHVKKGDTLVIIEDSEFRLHVAQAEAGLRGSKAGSSVVSASMGTTTTNVQTASAGIEEARVDMMNAKQDFDRFAALMKKDAVTRQQYDNAYARYLGAKARYEQASSRKASAASVRNVQTQQLGGSRAGESVAEAQLNLARLNLSYTVIVATCDGVMGRKDIHEGQLVQPGQMLARIVDDNDVWVVANYRETQMDGIQVGKAVDFTADAIPGVVFHGKVEALSAAAGNAYSMIPVDNATGNFVKVEQRVPVRIALTPDNDPKQVALLRAGLNVETKVRLK comes from the coding sequence ATTATGAATAAGAAGATTATCAAGAGAATATATAATGTAGTTATCATCCTCTGTTTTATAGGAGCCATCGGCTGGTGCTTCAGCCATTTTTATCATGGTAGCGACGTGGTTTATACCGATGATGCCCAGGTGAACCGCCACATTACGCCTATCAACACGCGCGTATCAGGATTTATCAAGGAAATCCGTTTCTCCGACTATCAGCACGTGAAGAAGGGCGATACACTCGTCATTATCGAAGATTCAGAATTTCGCCTGCATGTGGCTCAGGCAGAGGCTGGTCTACGCGGTTCTAAGGCCGGTTCTTCGGTTGTATCTGCCAGCATGGGAACCACCACTACCAACGTGCAGACGGCTTCGGCAGGTATCGAAGAGGCACGTGTAGACATGATGAACGCCAAGCAGGATTTCGACCGTTTTGCAGCCCTGATGAAGAAGGATGCGGTAACCCGCCAGCAATATGATAATGCCTACGCCCGCTATCTGGGAGCCAAGGCACGTTATGAGCAGGCAAGCAGCCGGAAGGCAAGTGCCGCCTCGGTTCGTAACGTACAGACCCAGCAGCTGGGCGGTTCGCGTGCAGGCGAGAGTGTGGCAGAGGCTCAGCTCAATCTGGCTCGTCTGAACCTTTCTTATACCGTAATCGTGGCTACCTGCGACGGCGTGATGGGCAGGAAAGATATCCACGAGGGACAGCTGGTTCAGCCAGGACAGATGTTGGCACGCATCGTGGATGACAACGATGTATGGGTAGTAGCCAACTATCGTGAAACCCAAATGGACGGCATCCAGGTGGGCAAGGCGGTAGATTTTACAGCCGATGCCATTCCGGGTGTCGTATTCCACGGCAAGGTAGAGGCGCTCTCAGCAGCTGCCGGCAACGCCTACTCCATGATTCCGGTAGATAATGCCACCGGCAACTTCGTTAAGGTAGAGCAACGCGTACCGGTTCGCATCGCCCTCACCCCAGACAACGACCCAAAACAGGTAGCCCTGCTCCGTGCCGGTCTGAACGTAGAAACCAAGGTTCGCCTCAAATAG
- a CDS encoding TolC family protein translates to MMIAGLLIWGGSLWAVAQNRMTIAQLFERIEENSKSLRTSKSGVEAASIGIESAKSKKLPDLDASLSFSYIGNALMTDRDFSNAQGLKSPHFGNNFAFQAQQVVYAGGAINAGIRLAELGKQQAEVGVKLTRQQVRFIALGQYLDLYKIDNRIKVYEKNIELTRQLIADIKAKQTQGMALKNDITRYELQMESLKLGLTSLRNNRSILNHQLLNTLGMNQEDKGEQEMQIIPDATIADKAYAKDGEAYWQTASTMNSPLLEQSSNAIRIAEQKEKIAKSDLLPKVALVAAENFDGPILFELPPIDKNLNVWYVGVGVKYSLSSLFKSNKRIRQAAVETRQAKESHALQAEQLNNSVQAAYVQYQQTYVELETQRKSVELAQQNYEVMNARYLSQLALVTDMVDASNLKLNAELNEVDARINIVYAYYRMKYVAGEI, encoded by the coding sequence ATGATGATTGCAGGCCTTCTCATCTGGGGAGGCTCTCTATGGGCTGTGGCTCAAAACAGGATGACCATCGCCCAACTCTTCGAAAGAATCGAAGAAAACAGCAAGTCGCTACGAACCTCGAAATCGGGCGTAGAAGCTGCCAGCATCGGTATCGAATCAGCTAAAAGCAAGAAACTGCCCGACCTCGATGCGTCCCTCTCCTTCAGTTACATCGGAAACGCCCTGATGACCGACCGCGACTTCAGCAACGCCCAAGGTTTGAAATCGCCCCACTTCGGCAATAATTTCGCCTTCCAGGCACAGCAGGTGGTTTATGCTGGTGGCGCCATCAACGCAGGCATCCGCCTCGCCGAACTGGGCAAGCAGCAGGCAGAGGTGGGCGTGAAACTCACCCGTCAGCAGGTTCGCTTCATCGCCCTGGGACAGTATCTGGACCTCTACAAGATAGACAACCGTATCAAGGTATATGAAAAAAACATCGAGCTCACCCGCCAGCTCATCGCCGACATCAAGGCGAAACAAACCCAGGGAATGGCGCTCAAGAACGACATCACCCGATACGAACTGCAGATGGAGAGCCTGAAACTGGGACTCACTTCGCTACGCAACAACCGCAGTATCCTGAACCACCAGCTCCTGAATACGCTCGGCATGAACCAGGAAGATAAAGGGGAACAGGAGATGCAGATTATTCCGGACGCTACGATTGCAGACAAGGCTTACGCCAAGGATGGAGAAGCTTACTGGCAGACGGCAAGCACGATGAATTCGCCCCTGCTGGAACAGAGCAGCAACGCCATCAGGATAGCGGAACAGAAGGAGAAGATTGCCAAGAGCGACCTGCTGCCGAAAGTGGCTCTGGTGGCTGCCGAGAATTTTGACGGACCTATCCTCTTCGAGTTGCCGCCGATAGACAAGAATCTGAACGTATGGTATGTGGGCGTAGGCGTGAAATACAGCCTCAGTTCGCTCTTCAAGAGCAACAAGCGCATCAGACAGGCTGCCGTAGAAACCCGACAGGCAAAGGAAAGCCATGCCCTGCAGGCTGAACAGCTGAACAATAGCGTACAGGCTGCCTACGTGCAATATCAGCAAACCTACGTAGAACTGGAAACGCAACGCAAGAGCGTAGAACTGGCGCAGCAGAACTACGAGGTGATGAACGCTCGCTATCTCAGTCAGCTGGCGCTGGTAACCGACATGGTGGATGCATCGAACCTGAAGCTCAACGCCGAACTGAACGAGGTAGATGCCCGCATCAACATCGTATACGCTTATTACCGCATGAAATACGTAGCGGGAGAAATTTAG
- a CDS encoding low molecular weight protein-tyrosine-phosphatase has protein sequence MTKKDKHTILFICLGNICRSPAAEEIMKSLVEKAGFQDEFEIDSAGIGGWHIGQLPDSRMRKCGAEHGYNFNSHARQFQKSDFARFETIVVMDNENYRAITSMASSESDRKKVVRMADFLTHHREYTTVPDPYYGDYSDFELVITLLEDACQELLDSIIGKG, from the coding sequence ATGACAAAGAAAGATAAACATACCATATTATTCATCTGCCTGGGCAACATCTGCCGCTCTCCGGCAGCCGAGGAAATCATGAAGAGTCTTGTAGAAAAAGCAGGGTTTCAGGATGAGTTTGAAATCGATTCTGCGGGCATCGGGGGCTGGCACATAGGTCAGTTGCCCGACAGCCGCATGCGCAAATGTGGCGCCGAGCATGGCTACAATTTCAACAGCCATGCCCGCCAGTTTCAGAAGTCTGACTTCGCCCGTTTCGAAACCATCGTGGTAATGGACAACGAAAACTACCGTGCCATTACCTCCATGGCTTCTTCAGAGTCTGATAGGAAGAAAGTAGTGCGCATGGCCGATTTCCTGACCCATCATCGTGAATACACCACCGTTCCCGATCCGTATTATGGCGACTATAGCGACTTCGAGCTCGTCATCACGCTTCTCGAAGATGCCTGCCAGGAATTGCTGGACAGCATTATCGGGAAAGGGTAA
- a CDS encoding threonine/serine ThrE exporter family protein, whose amino-acid sequence MTEKELKTCACGEDNCNCKEIAESELRRKLDLLLRTGSILMESAADTSRIMRTMKRAAAFLGLDERYMHLYINWNVLMVNYSDEEHSFSKFQRCEKHGINLTSISQVSKLTWKAIKDNYSLEQYEQALNDIKATPRSFTPWQVAIGGGFACGGFCIQFGCDWPAFFFCSLAAILGFRLRMFLPTKGCNNYVAIGISAFVATLIAWLTSFLSLNPSIAEALPAFMHSDTPWHPLMACALFIVPGVPLINFVCDMLDGYIEVGMVRALNTLLMLFAMAFGIAFAIQVCHIDNFVKDLTMTPHHEYWEFAIAAAVSAMGFSTIFSIPRRLLPVVAVGGIIAVCFRNFVNLGPSNGNIGLDMGLSIGSLAGSALISIIVIKARHWFHTPHQCITIPSVIPMVPGVLMYRALFAFIDMHGVVGEVTVGMNNLIKASLAIICIALGVAIPNVFFRRFIADNRKRKLLAMLVERKKKNGEFVDLHEVEIK is encoded by the coding sequence ATGACAGAAAAAGAATTGAAAACCTGCGCTTGCGGAGAGGATAACTGCAACTGCAAGGAAATAGCAGAATCAGAACTCAGAAGAAAACTCGACTTATTATTACGTACCGGTAGCATTCTCATGGAGAGTGCTGCCGACACATCCCGCATCATGCGAACCATGAAGCGTGCAGCAGCTTTCCTCGGTCTCGACGAGCGATACATGCATCTTTACATCAACTGGAACGTGCTGATGGTAAACTATAGCGACGAGGAGCATTCCTTCTCCAAGTTCCAGAGATGCGAGAAGCACGGTATCAACCTCACCTCTATTTCCCAGGTAAGTAAGCTCACCTGGAAGGCCATCAAGGATAACTATTCGCTCGAACAGTATGAGCAGGCTCTGAACGACATCAAGGCCACCCCACGCAGCTTCACCCCTTGGCAGGTAGCCATCGGCGGCGGTTTTGCCTGCGGCGGATTCTGCATCCAGTTCGGTTGCGACTGGCCAGCCTTCTTCTTCTGTTCGCTTGCAGCCATTCTGGGTTTCCGCCTGAGAATGTTCCTGCCAACCAAGGGCTGCAACAACTATGTAGCCATCGGTATTTCGGCTTTCGTAGCCACTCTGATAGCCTGGTTGACCTCATTCCTTTCGCTCAACCCATCGATTGCCGAAGCGCTTCCAGCCTTCATGCATTCAGATACCCCTTGGCATCCGCTGATGGCATGTGCCCTCTTCATCGTGCCGGGAGTTCCACTCATCAACTTTGTGTGCGATATGCTCGACGGGTATATTGAGGTGGGAATGGTTCGTGCCCTGAACACCCTGCTGATGCTCTTCGCGATGGCTTTCGGTATCGCCTTCGCCATCCAGGTTTGCCACATCGACAACTTTGTGAAGGATCTTACGATGACTCCTCATCACGAATACTGGGAGTTTGCCATCGCAGCTGCCGTATCGGCCATGGGCTTCTCTACCATCTTCAGCATACCTCGCCGTCTGTTGCCGGTTGTAGCTGTGGGCGGTATCATCGCCGTATGCTTCCGCAATTTCGTCAATCTGGGTCCATCTAACGGCAACATCGGTCTCGACATGGGTCTGAGCATCGGTTCGCTTGCCGGTTCTGCGCTCATCAGCATCATCGTGATCAAGGCGCGCCATTGGTTCCATACCCCTCACCAATGCATCACCATTCCTAGCGTTATCCCAATGGTACCGGGAGTTCTGATGTATCGCGCCCTGTTCGCCTTCATCGACATGCATGGCGTGGTAGGCGAAGTAACCGTAGGTATGAACAACCTCATCAAGGCTTCGCTCGCCATCATCTGCATCGCCCTGGGTGTGGCAATTCCAAACGTATTCTTCCGCCGTTTCATCGCCGACAACCGCAAGCGCAAGCTGCTTGCCATGCTGGTAGAAAGAAAGAAGAAGAATGGCGAATTCGTAGATTTGCACGAAGTAGAAATCAAATAA
- a CDS encoding SLC13 family permease has protein sequence MTTTLIILVITVALFIWGRVRADIVALTALAALLVLGILTPAEALAGFSSPIVIMMIGLFVVGGAIMQTGLAKLTGNKLMALSRGNETITFLLVMLVTSFIGAFVSNTGTVALMMPIIMSIAAGSGMQSSRFLMPLAFAGSLGGMLTLIGTPPNLVIDEVLTEGGYQPLAFFSFFPVGIIVIAIGIIVLMPLSKIFLSKKQSGKKKKQGKSLDDLVDEYQLLDNLHRYIVPSRRPSAALDENGEQMDIVGKTLKDLSIQKKYGVSIIEIRNEKKSRLGLVKDVSQNMAKSSSTIQVHDTLYIIGEEEKMKRFASDYGLRKMKDVKIDFYDLGLTEIVVMPTSNFAGLRIGDANLRKRFGINVLGVKRGDEYITDNLIAAKLHVGDMLLVQGEWTNLAHLATDTSNWVVIDQPEKTADKVLLDYKAPVAAAIMLLMIAMMVFDFIPVAPVTAVIIAGLLTVFAGCFRNVEAAYKTINWESIVLIAAMMPMSTALEKTGASALVSQGLVESLGSMGPTALLAGIYFTTSLMTMFISNTATAVLMAPIALVAARQVGVSPYSFLFAVTLGASMCFASPFSTPPNALVMKAGGYTFMDYVKVGLPLQIIIGVVMTFVLPLLFPY, from the coding sequence ATGACAACAACACTTATCATATTGGTTATTACGGTAGCCCTATTCATCTGGGGCAGGGTGAGGGCCGACATCGTGGCGCTTACCGCCCTGGCTGCACTCCTGGTTCTGGGTATCCTGACGCCTGCCGAGGCGCTGGCGGGCTTCTCTTCGCCCATCGTCATCATGATGATAGGACTCTTCGTGGTGGGTGGAGCTATCATGCAGACCGGACTTGCCAAGCTTACGGGCAATAAGCTCATGGCGCTCTCGCGCGGCAACGAAACCATCACCTTCCTGCTGGTGATGCTCGTAACCTCCTTTATCGGCGCCTTCGTGAGCAATACCGGAACGGTGGCCCTCATGATGCCTATCATCATGAGCATAGCTGCGGGCTCGGGCATGCAGTCGTCGCGTTTCCTCATGCCGCTCGCCTTTGCCGGAAGTCTGGGTGGAATGCTCACTCTCATCGGTACGCCGCCCAACCTGGTTATCGATGAAGTATTGACCGAGGGCGGTTATCAGCCGCTTGCCTTCTTCAGCTTCTTCCCTGTGGGCATCATCGTCATCGCCATCGGCATTATCGTGCTCATGCCGCTCAGCAAAATCTTCCTCAGCAAAAAGCAGAGCGGTAAGAAAAAGAAGCAGGGCAAATCGCTTGATGACCTGGTAGACGAATATCAGCTGCTCGATAATCTGCATCGCTACATCGTGCCTAGCCGCCGCCCTTCTGCCGCCCTCGACGAGAATGGCGAGCAGATGGATATCGTGGGCAAAACCCTGAAGGATCTGAGCATCCAGAAGAAATATGGCGTGAGTATCATCGAGATAAGAAACGAGAAGAAATCACGACTGGGACTGGTGAAGGATGTGAGCCAGAACATGGCGAAGAGCAGCAGCACCATTCAGGTTCACGATACCTTATATATAATAGGTGAGGAGGAGAAGATGAAACGCTTTGCCAGCGATTACGGCCTCAGGAAGATGAAGGATGTAAAGATTGATTTCTACGACCTGGGACTGACCGAAATCGTGGTGATGCCTACGTCTAATTTTGCCGGTCTGCGCATAGGCGATGCCAACCTGCGCAAGCGTTTCGGCATCAACGTGCTGGGCGTAAAGCGTGGCGATGAATATATTACCGACAATCTGATAGCCGCCAAACTGCATGTGGGCGATATGCTCCTGGTGCAGGGCGAATGGACCAATCTGGCTCATCTGGCTACCGATACGAGCAACTGGGTGGTTATCGACCAGCCAGAGAAGACTGCCGACAAGGTGCTCTTGGATTACAAGGCGCCTGTGGCGGCTGCCATCATGCTGCTGATGATAGCGATGATGGTGTTCGATTTCATTCCTGTGGCTCCGGTCACGGCGGTCATCATCGCCGGACTGCTGACCGTCTTTGCCGGATGTTTCCGGAATGTAGAGGCGGCTTACAAGACCATCAACTGGGAGAGCATCGTGCTGATAGCCGCCATGATGCCGATGTCTACGGCGCTTGAGAAGACGGGTGCTTCTGCCTTGGTATCTCAGGGGCTGGTTGAGAGTTTGGGTTCGATGGGACCTACGGCTCTCTTGGCAGGTATCTACTTTACCACTTCTCTGATGACGATGTTTATCAGCAATACTGCCACGGCTGTGCTGATGGCTCCTATTGCCCTGGTGGCGGCCCGGCAGGTAGGTGTGAGTCCTTATTCTTTCCTCTTTGCGGTTACGTTGGGTGCCAGCATGTGCTTTGCCTCTCCGTTCTCCACGCCTCCTAATGCGCTGGTGATGAAGGCGGGTGGCTATACGTTTATGGATTACGTGAAGGTAGGTTTGCCGTTGCAGATTATCATCGGCGTTGTGATGACCTTCGTTCTTCCGCTCCTTTTTCCTTACTAA
- a CDS encoding helix-turn-helix domain-containing protein gives MIELSELNSYQEASLFCSDLSGWQEGPQVLTYGAILLCRKGRAVLNVNYKDWDLYEGAVITLFPNDVVEVKKVESSAFCEGDTCAGMNASAFEVEMLKYNPSLLREASLQLEQTVYSALREDRCRQDSPVVTHIIDSMFALLRLYFEQHDCTCISQLVLYQLKAFFIGFHEYLQRNPQNCPDEVKSYRVRELFNRFMMLMERDYKKSRDVNYYAEQMNITSKYLSNIVRQVTGHTPKIIIDQYVVLQLKMQLKRSAQSIKEMAWEYHFADASFFCRYFKKHTGMTPQQVRE, from the coding sequence ATGATAGAATTATCTGAACTGAACAGTTATCAGGAGGCCAGTCTTTTCTGCTCTGATTTGAGCGGATGGCAGGAGGGGCCGCAGGTATTGACCTATGGAGCCATTCTCCTTTGCCGCAAGGGCAGGGCCGTGCTGAATGTGAATTATAAGGATTGGGATCTCTATGAGGGAGCTGTCATCACCCTGTTTCCGAATGATGTGGTAGAGGTGAAGAAGGTGGAGTCTTCCGCTTTCTGCGAGGGGGATACTTGTGCCGGAATGAATGCTTCTGCCTTCGAAGTGGAGATGCTGAAATATAATCCATCTCTGCTGCGCGAAGCCAGTCTGCAACTCGAACAGACGGTTTATTCTGCCCTGCGCGAGGACCGATGCCGGCAGGATTCGCCTGTGGTTACCCATATCATCGACAGCATGTTTGCCCTCCTCAGACTCTATTTCGAGCAGCACGACTGTACCTGCATCTCGCAGCTGGTACTCTATCAGCTCAAGGCCTTCTTCATAGGGTTCCACGAATATCTGCAACGCAATCCGCAGAACTGCCCCGACGAGGTGAAATCTTACAGGGTGAGGGAACTCTTCAACCGCTTCATGATGCTCATGGAACGCGATTACAAGAAATCGAGAGATGTCAACTATTATGCCGAGCAGATGAACATCACCTCCAAGTATCTTTCGAATATCGTGAGACAGGTAACGGGGCATACACCCAAAATCATCATCGACCAGTATGTGGTGCTCCAGCTGAAGATGCAGCTCAAGCGCTCCGCCCAGAGCATCAAGGAGATGGCATGGGAATATCATTTTGCTGATGCCAGCTTCTTCTGCCGCTATTTCAAGAAACATACCGGAATGACGCCGCAGCAGGTGAGAGAATAA
- a CDS encoding putative transporter, translated as MEILKNLFYGFPDLWGGGVAHSVMILSLVIALGLCLGKLRVKGVSLGLAWILFIGLIFGHFSLNLDEHLLHFLKEFGLILFVYSIGLEVGPGFFASFKNGGKSLNLLSMIVVALSIITTLVIFSFSGTSITSMAGILSGAVTNTPGLGAAQQAFSDLRHIDAPSIAAGYAIAYPMGVLGVILSFIILRFALRVDKQKEEDEAKRGKGHLEAMTLNTFAVKVSNQMVFKDTVKQIRYLLKRDFMVSKIIRNNGERQDEVVNGQTMIEEGDILQIVAHPTVEEPIIALLGEKVDVKDEEFSSELINRRILITKPGINGKSISQLQIRSNLGANITRVNRNGVDLIATPDLKLQLGDRVTVVGKELAIAHTEKVLGNQMKRLNYPNLIPIFLGIMLGCIVANIPFFIPGINENLRLGLTGGPLVVAILIGYFGPKYNLVTYNTISANLMLREIGICIFLACVGLGTGEQFIQTVASESGLTWILYGIAITMIPIILGGIIGKLVFHINYYTLLGVLAGANTNPSALAYVREQTSADAPTVGYANVYPFAMFLRIVTIQIIIFVFG; from the coding sequence ATGGAGATTTTAAAAAATCTATTTTATGGCTTCCCAGACCTTTGGGGAGGCGGAGTAGCCCACTCTGTGATGATTCTTTCGCTGGTCATCGCCTTGGGTTTGTGTTTAGGTAAGCTCAGAGTAAAAGGTGTTTCCCTGGGCTTGGCTTGGATTCTGTTCATCGGTCTTATCTTTGGACATTTCTCTCTCAACCTTGACGAGCATCTGCTCCACTTCCTCAAGGAATTTGGCTTGATTCTCTTTGTCTACTCTATCGGTCTGGAGGTAGGTCCGGGCTTCTTCGCTTCGTTCAAGAACGGCGGCAAGAGTCTCAACCTGCTCAGTATGATTGTTGTGGCCCTGAGTATCATTACTACCTTAGTCATCTTCTCATTTTCGGGAACATCCATCACCTCTATGGCAGGTATCCTTTCGGGTGCCGTAACCAACACTCCTGGATTGGGTGCAGCCCAGCAGGCATTCAGCGACCTGCGCCACATCGACGCCCCATCCATCGCAGCCGGCTATGCCATCGCCTATCCTATGGGTGTGCTCGGCGTTATCCTCAGCTTCATTATATTAAGGTTCGCGCTACGCGTAGACAAGCAGAAGGAAGAGGATGAAGCTAAGCGAGGCAAGGGACATCTTGAGGCGATGACCCTGAACACCTTCGCCGTAAAGGTTTCTAACCAGATGGTTTTCAAAGATACCGTCAAGCAGATTCGCTATCTCCTGAAGCGCGACTTCATGGTTTCCAAGATTATTCGTAACAACGGCGAACGCCAGGACGAGGTGGTTAACGGACAGACCATGATAGAAGAGGGCGACATTCTGCAGATTGTGGCTCATCCTACCGTAGAAGAACCTATCATCGCCCTGCTCGGCGAGAAGGTTGACGTAAAGGACGAGGAATTCAGCAGCGAGCTCATCAACCGCCGAATCCTGATTACCAAGCCGGGCATCAACGGCAAGAGCATCAGCCAGTTGCAGATTAGAAGCAACCTTGGCGCCAACATTACCCGCGTGAACAGAAATGGTGTAGACCTCATCGCAACCCCAGACCTGAAACTCCAGTTGGGCGACCGCGTAACCGTAGTGGGCAAGGAACTCGCCATCGCTCATACCGAGAAGGTGCTGGGTAACCAGATGAAGCGTCTGAACTACCCTAACCTCATCCCAATCTTCCTGGGCATCATGCTGGGTTGTATCGTAGCCAACATTCCGTTCTTCATCCCAGGCATCAACGAGAATCTGCGTCTCGGACTTACCGGCGGCCCATTGGTAGTAGCCATCCTGATAGGTTATTTCGGACCGAAATACAACCTCGTTACCTACAATACCATTTCAGCCAACCTGATGCTGCGCGAAATCGGCATCTGCATCTTCCTGGCTTGCGTGGGTCTCGGCACAGGCGAACAGTTTATCCAGACCGTAGCATCAGAAAGCGGACTGACCTGGATACTCTACGGCATCGCCATCACCATGATACCAATCATTCTGGGCGGCATCATCGGCAAGCTCGTGTTCCACATCAATTATTATACATTACTCGGCGTATTGGCAGGTGCCAACACCAACCCATCTGCCCTGGCTTACGTACGTGAGCAGACTTCGGCTGATGCGCCAACAGTAGGCTATGCGAATGTATATCCATTCGCCATGTTCCTCAGAATTGTAACCATTCAGATTATTATTTTTGTATTCGGATAA
- a CDS encoding LysR family transcriptional regulator encodes MEIRQLKYFLKVAETLNFSEASRKLYITQSTLSQQISHLEQEIGLPLFERNSHEVYLTEAGKELRPYAQNAVNSAEACVDHMNDLKEMLTGELNIGVTFSFSNIMSETLIAFLHAYPHVKLNIQYRTMQELMDGLKKRELDLVLAFKPLKNEKAVDSRAIFSNRLAAIVNVNHPLARLSSVKLSDLERYDLILPCKGLQARNAFDHMVEGKDLNYKIMVEVNNVNIIFDLLSRSNLVTILSESTTILQNGMKAIPIDAADNEMDGCIHILKDAYMKNSAQEFIRMLSQSTSILANFALKDILR; translated from the coding sequence ATGGAAATACGACAACTGAAATATTTCTTGAAGGTAGCCGAGACGCTCAACTTCTCAGAAGCTTCGCGCAAGTTATACATCACCCAGAGCACCCTCTCACAACAGATTTCGCATCTGGAACAGGAGATAGGTCTGCCCCTCTTCGAGCGCAATTCCCATGAAGTTTACCTCACAGAGGCGGGCAAGGAATTGAGACCTTACGCCCAAAATGCGGTCAATTCTGCCGAAGCCTGTGTAGACCACATGAACGATCTGAAGGAAATGCTTACAGGCGAACTGAACATCGGCGTAACGTTCTCCTTCAGCAACATCATGTCCGAGACGCTCATCGCCTTTCTCCACGCCTATCCTCATGTAAAGCTCAACATCCAATACCGCACCATGCAGGAACTGATGGACGGACTGAAGAAGCGCGAACTCGACCTCGTTCTGGCTTTCAAGCCTCTGAAGAACGAGAAGGCGGTAGACAGCCGAGCTATTTTCAGCAACCGTCTTGCCGCCATCGTGAACGTGAATCATCCGCTGGCGCGCCTTTCATCGGTCAAGCTTTCCGATCTGGAGCGTTACGACCTCATCCTTCCTTGCAAGGGTCTGCAGGCACGCAACGCCTTTGATCACATGGTAGAGGGCAAAGATTTGAACTACAAGATTATGGTAGAGGTGAATAATGTAAACATCATTTTCGACCTTCTGAGCCGCAGCAATCTGGTGACCATTCTCTCCGAATCGACCACCATTCTGCAGAACGGCATGAAGGCGATTCCTATCGATGCTGCCGATAACGAAATGGATGGCTGCATCCACATTCTGAAAGATGCTTACATGAAAAACTCAGCCCAGGAGTTCATCCGCATGCTGAGCCAATCAACATCCATCCTTGCCAATTTTGCGCTGAAGGATATCCTGAGATAA
- the mnmA gene encoding tRNA 2-thiouridine(34) synthase MnmA yields the protein MNIDEIKDKRIAVLLSGGVDSSVVVWEFAQLGLHPDCFYIKIGPEEKEEWDCSSEEDLEMATAVARKYGCKLQVVDCHHEYWNEVTRYTMEKVKAGFTPNPDVMCNRLIKFGAFDEKMGHNYDLIATGHYAQTETDENGDKWLVTSPDPVKDQTDFLAQIESWQLKKAIFPIGHHIKNEVREIAEEEHLINAKRKDSQGICFLGQINYNDYIRRYLGEKPGDVIEMETGKRIGEHKGLWFHTIGQRKGLGFGGGPWFVIKKDVENNILYVSHGYDPQSAYKKDFPLHDFHFLTREVAIQKVTFKIRHTPEYHPATIEKLEDGRWMIHSEEAIHGVAPGQFCVVYDEHHHRCYGSGEITV from the coding sequence CTGAATATTGACGAAATAAAGGATAAGAGAATTGCCGTGCTCCTTTCGGGAGGCGTCGACAGTTCGGTTGTGGTTTGGGAGTTTGCCCAGCTGGGCCTGCATCCTGATTGCTTCTACATCAAGATTGGTCCTGAGGAGAAAGAGGAGTGGGACTGCTCTTCGGAGGAGGACCTGGAGATGGCTACGGCTGTGGCTAGAAAGTATGGGTGCAAGCTGCAAGTGGTTGACTGTCATCATGAATATTGGAACGAGGTAACCCGTTATACGATGGAGAAGGTGAAGGCGGGTTTTACGCCTAATCCGGATGTAATGTGCAACCGCCTGATTAAGTTTGGTGCCTTCGATGAGAAGATGGGTCACAACTACGACCTCATCGCCACGGGGCATTATGCGCAGACCGAAACGGATGAAAATGGCGACAAATGGCTTGTCACGAGTCCTGATCCTGTAAAAGACCAGACTGATTTCCTGGCTCAGATAGAGAGCTGGCAATTGAAAAAAGCGATTTTCCCTATCGGCCATCATATCAAGAATGAGGTTCGCGAGATAGCCGAAGAGGAGCATCTGATAAATGCCAAGCGCAAGGACAGCCAGGGAATTTGCTTCCTGGGACAGATAAATTATAATGATTATATCCGCCGTTATCTGGGCGAGAAGCCGGGCGATGTCATAGAGATGGAGACGGGCAAGCGCATAGGCGAGCACAAGGGTTTGTGGTTTCATACCATCGGCCAGCGCAAGGGCTTGGGCTTTGGCGGCGGTCCCTGGTTCGTGATTAAGAAGGATGTAGAGAACAACATCCTGTATGTGAGTCATGGTTATGATCCGCAGTCGGCATACAAGAAGGATTTTCCTCTCCATGATTTCCATTTCCTCACACGCGAGGTTGCTATACAGAAGGTAACTTTCAAGATTCGCCATACGCCGGAGTATCATCCTGCTACGATAGAAAAGCTGGAAGACGGCCGCTGGATGATTCATTCAGAAGAGGCGATTCATGGTGTGGCTCCCGGCCAGTTCTGTGTAGTTTATGATGAGCATCATCATCGTTGCTATGGCTCGGGCGAGATTACGGTATAA